A stretch of the Sulfolobus acidocaldarius SUSAZ genome encodes the following:
- a CDS encoding chlorite dismutase codes for MANGVYMYVIQAKFNNEWWATSLQTRRNILSRIEELEARSKNELVALKRFISLRYDGHLLYWVSDFDTSKLNNLRYSLISSGEGFLEEKLTLFSYFKPSPYIGGSADKLASYLRLEPLKYFIAYPMKKSPEWYLLPFEERKEIMDEHIEIAKTHPDNQGIRSYTTYSFGIADYEFVVIYEAPDLSRWINVVERLREAKARKWVISEEPILVGEIGSLDIFLK; via the coding sequence ATGGCTAACGGAGTTTACATGTACGTAATTCAGGCTAAATTTAATAACGAATGGTGGGCAACTTCTCTTCAAACAAGAAGGAATATATTAAGTAGAATAGAAGAATTAGAGGCTCGTAGTAAGAATGAGCTTGTTGCGTTAAAGAGATTTATTTCTCTACGATACGATGGTCATCTTTTATATTGGGTATCAGACTTTGATACGTCTAAGCTAAATAACCTCAGATATTCACTGATTTCTTCAGGGGAAGGATTTTTAGAGGAGAAGCTTACATTATTTTCATATTTTAAACCATCACCTTATATTGGTGGTTCAGCTGATAAATTAGCCTCTTACCTTAGACTAGAACCTCTCAAGTATTTTATAGCTTACCCAATGAAAAAATCCCCTGAATGGTATTTACTACCTTTTGAAGAACGTAAAGAGATAATGGATGAACATATAGAGATAGCAAAAACCCATCCTGATAATCAAGGAATTAGGTCATATACTACTTATTCTTTTGGTATTGCTGACTATGAGTTCGTGGTAATTTATGAAGCTCCAGATCTCTCCAGGTGGATAAATGTAGTGGAGCGACTCAGGGAGGCAAAGGCAAGAAAGTGGGTTATTTCAGAGGAGCCTATCCTTGTAGGAGAGATCGGATCTCTTGATATTTTCTTGAAATGA
- a CDS encoding NUDIX hydrolase gives MRIYSSKKFDVLIENFNLPNGKQVEKAFVKHRGSVVIAPFLEPNRIILIKQYRPILGKWLYELPAGTIEEGENEDLTARRELEEEIGYVPLKLFKVLKFYVSPGIATELMHLYIATNLTKSTQKLEEYEVIEPFELSIDEAIKMIDEGKIEDGKTILSLLFISRKYQEIRSLLQG, from the coding sequence ATGAGAATATATTCGTCTAAGAAATTCGATGTATTAATTGAGAACTTTAACTTACCAAATGGAAAACAAGTGGAGAAAGCGTTTGTGAAACATAGGGGCTCAGTAGTCATTGCTCCCTTTTTAGAACCAAACAGAATAATTTTGATCAAACAATACAGACCCATCTTAGGAAAATGGCTATATGAATTGCCTGCTGGAACAATAGAGGAAGGAGAAAATGAGGATCTAACTGCAAGAAGAGAGTTAGAGGAGGAAATAGGTTATGTTCCCCTTAAATTATTTAAGGTTTTAAAATTCTATGTCTCCCCTGGAATAGCGACAGAGTTAATGCACCTATATATAGCTACAAATCTTACAAAAAGTACTCAAAAATTAGAGGAGTATGAGGTAATAGAGCCTTTTGAATTATCAATTGATGAAGCAATTAAAATGATAGATGAAGGAAAAATAGAGGACGGAAAAACTATTCTCAGCCTCTTATTCATTTCAAGAAAATATCAAGAGATCCGATCTCTCCTACAAGGATAG
- a CDS encoding 2-haloalkanoic acid dehalogenase — protein sequence MNKVIFIDMGETLVSFSPKFHQPIFEFLKDKGYNISEKQVFRAINRQLGKKHFPDPTIGGLSEINYYELLYDLKIFPTESLVNELMKLNLLSNVWELYEDAFNFIKEAKEMGYKLVLITNATKSVYRIIHDLEIDKYIDGMYASCDLGVLKPHPRIFKMAMEKHGRPVFHIGDVYEVDYIGALRAGINPVLLDRFGFYEDVKANKVKSLLEVLKLIVRNN from the coding sequence ATGAATAAAGTAATATTCATAGATATGGGAGAAACACTTGTCAGTTTTAGTCCAAAATTTCATCAACCTATATTTGAATTTCTTAAAGATAAAGGATATAATATCTCTGAAAAGCAGGTATTTAGAGCCATTAATAGACAGTTAGGTAAAAAGCATTTTCCAGATCCTACAATTGGCGGATTAAGTGAAATAAACTACTATGAACTTTTATATGACCTTAAGATATTTCCTACGGAAAGTTTAGTAAATGAGCTTATGAAACTTAATCTACTATCAAATGTATGGGAGTTATATGAAGATGCCTTTAATTTCATAAAAGAAGCAAAAGAGATGGGTTATAAATTAGTATTAATCACAAATGCTACTAAAAGTGTTTACAGAATAATTCATGATCTAGAGATAGATAAATATATAGATGGTATGTATGCCTCTTGTGATCTAGGCGTTTTAAAACCTCATCCTAGGATATTTAAAATGGCTATGGAAAAACATGGAAGACCAGTATTTCATATTGGTGACGTATATGAAGTAGATTACATTGGGGCACTACGAGCAGGAATTAATCCTGTATTATTAGACAGGTTCGGTTTTTATGAGGACGTAAAAGCTAATAAGGTGAAAAGCTTATTAGAGGTACTGAAATTAATAGTAAGAAACAATTAG
- a CDS encoding transcriptional regulator → MINEFEFLTTREKIVLLLKYSQEPLTAKQIMKILGIKKEKEVYENLYHIAKSLKRKNVKLLVYLPKCNNCGYVFDIEKPRKPSKCPECKSENIEPPKFSIKWLK, encoded by the coding sequence ATGATAAATGAGTTTGAGTTTCTTACGACGAGAGAGAAGATTGTACTACTGTTAAAGTATTCACAAGAACCATTAACAGCAAAACAGATAATGAAAATATTAGGGATAAAAAAGGAGAAAGAAGTTTATGAGAACCTTTACCATATAGCCAAATCCTTAAAAAGGAAGAACGTAAAACTTTTGGTATATTTACCAAAATGTAATAATTGCGGATATGTCTTCGACATAGAGAAACCAAGAAAACCAAGTAAATGCCCCGAGTGTAAGAGTGAAAACATAGAACCGCCAAAATTTTCAATTAAGTGGTTGAAATGA
- a CDS encoding amidohydrolase, which yields MGIKVELAQISSKLGDVEYNLNKHLEILQTSSAECVVFPELSLTGYVLKDLVYEVYKDSENALNKIAENARGCAIVGFIKEVRPGILRNTAGVVVNSQINYVYKFYLPTYGLFEERRYFQPGNPIRDLNIFEYKGLRFGVIVCEDAWHYEPIEALTMLGADAIFIPSASPIRRLTSHKLFIQDNWEALLKAHSLINGIWTLFSNSVGSQEEEYFWGGSMAVSPLGEIKAKAKLFEEDRIIIEINIDENRKNRFFSSFREHISTFHDVLREL from the coding sequence ATGGGCATAAAGGTTGAGTTAGCACAAATATCTTCAAAACTAGGAGATGTAGAATATAATCTGAACAAGCATTTAGAGATACTACAAACTTCTAGTGCAGAATGTGTAGTTTTCCCGGAACTATCTCTAACAGGTTACGTGCTCAAAGATTTGGTTTATGAGGTATATAAGGATAGTGAAAATGCTCTAAACAAAATTGCGGAAAACGCTAGAGGTTGCGCCATAGTAGGTTTTATAAAAGAAGTGAGACCAGGGATATTAAGAAATACAGCAGGCGTTGTGGTAAATTCTCAGATAAATTACGTGTACAAATTCTATTTACCCACATACGGACTTTTTGAAGAAAGAAGATATTTCCAACCTGGAAACCCTATAAGGGACTTAAACATATTTGAGTATAAGGGATTAAGATTTGGTGTAATTGTATGTGAGGATGCTTGGCATTATGAGCCTATAGAAGCATTAACCATGTTAGGTGCAGATGCCATTTTCATACCCTCTGCTTCACCCATAAGAAGATTGACATCACATAAACTATTCATACAGGATAATTGGGAGGCTTTATTGAAAGCCCACTCACTGATTAACGGAATATGGACCCTATTTTCAAATTCAGTAGGTAGCCAAGAGGAAGAGTATTTTTGGGGTGGGTCTATGGCTGTATCCCCTCTGGGCGAAATTAAAGCAAAGGCAAAATTATTTGAAGAAGACAGAATTATAATTGAAATTAATATTGATGAGAATAGGAAAAATAGATTTTTCAGTAGTTTCAGAGAACATATTTCAACGTTTCATGACGTATTGAGAGAACTTTAA
- a CDS encoding nucleoside triphosphatase, with the protein MDKPFRIYITGKPGIGKTTLLSNIYRILKEKNWRITGFYCPEVRGNNTRVGFKIKSILSGKEAWLARVDARSGIRIGKYYVVLEDNFVRQLEEEIFSFPDIILIDEIGPMELSSLSLKNLINKILTSNYPVIAVIHRSIKFDDGVIYEVTIQNRNILLEEILGRVTSNKNNI; encoded by the coding sequence ATGGATAAGCCTTTTAGAATATACATAACAGGCAAACCAGGCATAGGAAAGACAACACTTCTCTCTAATATTTACAGGATATTAAAAGAAAAGAATTGGAGAATTACAGGCTTCTATTGCCCAGAGGTGAGAGGTAATAATACTAGAGTGGGATTCAAAATTAAAAGCATCCTATCAGGCAAAGAGGCTTGGCTTGCTAGGGTAGACGCTAGAAGTGGAATCAGGATTGGAAAATACTATGTAGTCTTAGAAGATAATTTCGTAAGACAGCTCGAAGAAGAAATATTTAGCTTCCCTGATATCATCTTGATTGACGAAATAGGACCCATGGAACTTTCCTCTCTTTCCCTCAAAAATTTGATAAATAAAATACTGACCTCCAATTACCCTGTTATTGCTGTTATTCATAGGTCAATAAAGTTTGATGATGGTGTGATCTATGAAGTAACGATACAAAACAGGAATATACTCCTGGAAGAGATACTAGGAAGAGTAACTTCTAACAAAAATAATATATAG
- a CDS encoding cell division control protein Cdc6 has product MAIRETLKGGKGEVIKNPKVFIDPLTVFKDIPFREDILREVAIAVRYFVKNNMKFSTLFLGLTGTGKTFVAMYMFNEIQEVKKEDGEYGVVSQAYVNCREVGGTPQAVLSAITQRITGEEVPKHGINLGEYIERIKENLVDKKALIYLDEVDTLIKRRGGDIVLYQLLRANADISVIMVSNDINIRDYMEPRVLSSLGPTIFFKPYDAEQLKHILSIYSEYGLIKGSYTDEILSYIAAISAKEHGDARKAVNLLFRAAQLASGEGMIRKEHVDRAIIEYEQERLIEAIKALPFHYKLALIASMQASDVITAHKIYSDLCNEYKQKPLSYRRFSDVISELDMFGIIKVKIINKGRAGGIKKTIEVADKEKITKALEEAMQLEYEDTV; this is encoded by the coding sequence GTGGCAATTAGGGAAACGCTGAAAGGTGGCAAAGGGGAGGTTATAAAGAATCCTAAGGTCTTCATAGATCCCCTTACCGTATTTAAGGATATTCCTTTTAGAGAGGATATTCTTAGAGAGGTTGCTATTGCTGTAAGATATTTCGTAAAAAATAACATGAAATTCTCGACCCTGTTTCTCGGTTTGACCGGAACCGGAAAAACTTTCGTTGCCATGTATATGTTTAATGAGATACAGGAGGTTAAGAAAGAAGACGGTGAATATGGTGTAGTGTCTCAGGCTTATGTTAACTGTAGGGAGGTAGGTGGGACACCTCAGGCTGTTTTATCAGCCATAACTCAACGTATAACAGGTGAGGAGGTTCCTAAGCATGGAATAAATCTTGGTGAGTACATAGAAAGAATTAAGGAAAATTTAGTAGATAAGAAAGCCTTAATATATCTTGACGAAGTAGACACTTTGATTAAAAGGAGAGGCGGAGATATAGTACTTTACCAACTACTAAGAGCAAATGCTGACATTTCAGTAATTATGGTAAGTAACGATATTAATATCCGTGATTACATGGAACCGCGAGTTCTTTCATCTCTAGGTCCAACAATTTTCTTTAAACCCTATGATGCAGAACAGTTAAAGCATATACTTTCCATCTACTCTGAATATGGATTAATTAAAGGGTCGTATACAGACGAAATTCTATCATATATTGCTGCTATATCAGCTAAAGAACACGGTGATGCGAGAAAAGCAGTTAATTTGCTATTTAGGGCCGCTCAATTAGCCTCAGGGGAAGGAATGATCAGAAAGGAGCATGTAGATAGGGCAATAATAGAATATGAGCAAGAAAGGCTAATAGAGGCAATAAAAGCCCTTCCATTTCACTATAAGCTAGCTCTAATTGCATCTATGCAAGCTTCTGATGTGATCACGGCACATAAGATTTACTCGGATCTGTGTAATGAGTACAAACAGAAACCCCTATCCTACAGAAGATTTTCTGATGTGATATCTGAGCTTGATATGTTCGGTATAATAAAGGTTAAAATAATAAATAAGGGAAGGGCAGGAGGAATAAAGAAAACAATAGAGGTCGCAGATAAGGAGAAGATAACTAAAGCATTAGAAGAGGCAATGCAGTTAGAGTATGAAGACACAGTGTAA
- a CDS encoding DNA methylase, with amino-acid sequence MTVLRGNCVCIELDREAIKEARSLLREFDNPEFIEADVEWLEISKKVDTVIQNPPFGVVKQGMDLIFLRKALSISTTVYSIHKSNPKTQQLIERISKEYGFQYEMLTSKYRMKPYYPWHIKNFHEFQVDVYLFYKNNFSF; translated from the coding sequence GTGACCGTACTGAGAGGAAATTGCGTATGCATTGAACTTGATAGGGAAGCCATCAAGGAGGCGAGAAGCTTATTGAGGGAATTTGATAATCCTGAGTTTATTGAAGCTGATGTGGAGTGGCTTGAGATATCAAAAAAAGTAGACACTGTAATACAAAACCCTCCATTTGGAGTAGTGAAACAAGGTATGGACCTCATATTTCTGAGAAAAGCTCTGAGTATTTCTACAACAGTTTATTCAATTCATAAGTCAAATCCAAAAACACAACAATTAATTGAAAGGATATCTAAAGAATATGGTTTTCAGTATGAAATGCTGACATCCAAATACAGAATGAAACCCTATTATCCATGGCATATAAAAAATTTTCATGAATTCCAGGTAGATGTTTACTTATTTTATAAGAATAATTTCTCCTTTTAA
- a CDS encoding cysteine desulfurase, whose translation MTFVEDFRELVPITKRMTYLNHAAISPTPLPVYFETNRYLIDVMRYGSLADNDEESDELYHIRKNIGSLINAEADEISLIPNTSFGVNLVSFGLDIKEGENIVTDNLEFPTVVYPFLKLEKKGVKIKLVKTKPDTIEEDLLSAIDNRTRLVAVSHVSFNTGVMVDVKKIVKEVKSVGGFTLLDIIQSAGAIKVNVKELSVDFAVAGGYKWLMSPQGSGFIYVRKGLISDPPFYGWKSTKNYLEFNPEKFEIEPGPRRFEIGTIDIAANLGLAKSCEIIRKHEEETYSSVQNLSDYVIKLAEENRLDVITPKKRKAGISIIRVNNAKQVVQKLLEKHIVVSARGEGIRISTHFYNTKKEVEILIEEMKKILQQAS comes from the coding sequence ATGACATTCGTTGAGGATTTCAGAGAACTAGTACCTATAACAAAAAGAATGACATACCTTAACCATGCCGCTATATCTCCTACCCCACTACCCGTTTACTTTGAAACTAACAGATATTTAATTGATGTAATGCGTTATGGTTCCCTGGCAGATAACGATGAAGAATCAGATGAATTATATCATATAAGAAAAAACATTGGTTCCTTAATAAATGCAGAAGCTGATGAAATATCGTTAATACCTAACACCAGCTTTGGGGTTAATCTTGTCTCATTTGGTTTAGACATAAAGGAAGGAGAAAATATAGTAACTGATAATTTAGAATTTCCAACTGTAGTCTATCCATTTTTAAAACTTGAAAAGAAAGGAGTTAAAATTAAACTAGTAAAAACAAAACCAGATACAATAGAAGAGGATCTGCTTTCCGCAATAGATAATAGAACAAGACTAGTAGCTGTTAGTCATGTAAGTTTCAACACTGGCGTTATGGTAGATGTTAAAAAAATAGTTAAAGAGGTTAAAAGTGTTGGAGGATTTACCCTTTTAGACATAATTCAGAGTGCAGGAGCCATAAAGGTTAATGTCAAAGAACTTAGTGTAGATTTCGCAGTAGCTGGAGGGTATAAGTGGTTAATGAGTCCACAGGGCTCTGGATTTATATACGTAAGAAAAGGATTAATTTCAGACCCACCGTTCTATGGATGGAAGAGTACAAAGAATTATTTAGAGTTTAACCCAGAAAAATTTGAAATTGAACCAGGTCCAAGAAGATTCGAAATTGGGACAATAGATATAGCAGCTAATCTGGGATTAGCCAAGTCTTGTGAAATAATCAGAAAGCATGAAGAAGAAACCTATTCCTCAGTTCAAAATTTATCTGATTATGTGATAAAACTTGCTGAAGAGAACAGACTAGACGTGATTACACCTAAGAAAAGAAAGGCAGGTATATCGATAATAAGGGTAAATAACGCTAAGCAAGTAGTTCAGAAACTATTAGAGAAGCATATAGTTGTTTCTGCTCGAGGAGAAGGAATAAGAATATCTACTCATTTCTATAATACAAAGAAGGAAGTTGAGATCTTGATTGAAGAGATGAAGAAGATTCTCCAACAAGCCTCATAG
- a CDS encoding phosphoglycolate phosphatase: protein MNKDIIFVSDYDRTLSSEKNSFRIDKEVARIVNDFSKTYPFFVVTGREKKFIDILAPELKPTGWILENGALMYVNGELIYNIQPSWFDTRKNIIKILDNSNISYSLGNVIVYVDKAHEYKSVLDSIKDATVEWNRNDAMILPKGVDKGSAIIQLRERLGYRGKIVAIGDSENDISMFRVADIRVSVANALPMIKEISELILEKEDGEGVKEFLLKILKGEIILIK from the coding sequence TTGAATAAGGACATAATTTTTGTATCTGACTATGATAGAACTCTGTCCTCGGAAAAGAATAGTTTTCGTATAGACAAAGAAGTCGCTCGGATTGTAAATGATTTTTCTAAGACCTATCCATTTTTTGTTGTTACGGGGAGGGAGAAGAAGTTTATAGATATCTTAGCCCCTGAGCTTAAACCTACTGGTTGGATATTAGAAAATGGAGCTTTAATGTACGTTAATGGTGAGTTAATTTATAATATTCAACCTTCTTGGTTTGACACAAGAAAAAACATAATTAAAATCCTTGATAATTCCAATATTTCTTATAGTCTGGGAAATGTAATAGTATATGTAGACAAGGCTCATGAATATAAAAGTGTTCTAGATTCGATTAAGGACGCCACCGTTGAATGGAATAGAAATGACGCAATGATTCTTCCGAAAGGAGTTGATAAGGGGAGTGCTATAATCCAACTTCGAGAGAGACTTGGTTATAGAGGTAAGATAGTTGCAATTGGGGACAGTGAAAACGATATTTCAATGTTTAGAGTTGCAGACATTAGGGTTAGTGTTGCAAATGCCCTACCTATGATCAAGGAGATTAGTGAATTGATACTAGAAAAAGAGGATGGGGAGGGAGTAAAAGAATTCTTGTTGAAGATATTAAAAGGAGAAATTATTCTTATAAAATAA
- a CDS encoding endonuclease IV, producing the protein MVKIYLGPAGVPHSAKKKSTIDGVKTVKELGLNAMEVEFVQGVKMRRETAEEVGRVAKELGVRLSVHAPYFINLCSEEDEKVQASKKRILDTADRAESMGADAIAIHIAFYGKMKPEECYGKIKSELGEVVDSAKSNGIKNVKFGVETMAKETAFGSLDEVISISKEIKGVIPYIDWAHTFGRLGGKIDYEEIINRLVKELNLIHINSHFESLIFKNGKYIDEHIPIDNNTPPFEPLARELVKRKDISISLICESPELERDALKMKKVLEDLGYKFE; encoded by the coding sequence ATGGTAAAGATATACTTAGGACCTGCAGGTGTTCCCCATAGCGCAAAGAAGAAATCTACTATAGACGGGGTGAAAACTGTTAAAGAGCTAGGTTTGAACGCAATGGAAGTTGAATTTGTTCAAGGAGTGAAAATGAGAAGGGAGACAGCAGAAGAAGTAGGTAGAGTAGCGAAGGAGTTGGGGGTAAGATTATCAGTGCACGCTCCTTATTTTATAAACTTATGTTCAGAGGAAGACGAGAAAGTACAGGCATCAAAGAAAAGGATACTTGATACTGCCGATAGGGCAGAGAGCATGGGTGCAGATGCTATAGCTATTCACATAGCGTTTTACGGTAAAATGAAACCAGAGGAATGCTATGGGAAAATTAAATCTGAATTAGGAGAGGTTGTAGATAGTGCTAAGTCTAATGGAATCAAAAACGTGAAATTTGGCGTAGAGACTATGGCTAAGGAGACAGCTTTTGGCTCATTGGATGAGGTCATTTCAATATCTAAGGAAATAAAAGGTGTTATTCCTTACATAGATTGGGCTCATACCTTTGGAAGATTAGGTGGTAAGATAGATTATGAAGAGATAATCAATAGACTAGTTAAAGAGTTGAACTTAATTCATATAAATTCCCATTTTGAGTCATTAATTTTTAAAAACGGTAAGTATATTGATGAACATATACCTATAGATAATAATACTCCTCCTTTTGAGCCTTTAGCTAGAGAATTAGTTAAGAGGAAGGACATTTCAATTTCTCTCATTTGTGAAAGTCCAGAGCTGGAAAGAGACGCACTTAAGATGAAAAAGGTATTGGAAGATCTGGGGTATAAGTTTGAATAA
- a CDS encoding NAD synthetase, whose protein sequence is MPEYVREKLTLNFPLVTEYLAKRIKDYINNSGKNGGIIGLSGGIDSSVASVLLSKATENFHVLLMPSSSTPKEDLDHAFTILRLINATESKYTIINIDPIVDQFRLAVKTDDKIISGNIKARSRMTLLYAFAQKFNYLVVGTGDKSELMLGYFTKYGDGGVDILPLGDLYKTQVRMLGSYLGVPEDIVKKPPSPALWEGQTAEGEIGLDYETIDSILYLRFEEMRSENEISALVNVPLDLVRRIVRMVKISQHKRLPPEIFRLSGRSINSDWRYPRQWA, encoded by the coding sequence ATGCCGGAATATGTAAGGGAAAAATTAACACTTAATTTCCCTTTAGTTACTGAATACTTAGCCAAGAGAATTAAGGATTACATCAATAATAGTGGGAAGAACGGTGGTATAATCGGATTAAGTGGAGGTATAGACTCGTCTGTTGCTTCAGTTCTTTTATCTAAAGCAACTGAAAATTTTCATGTACTATTAATGCCTTCATCAAGTACACCAAAAGAAGATTTAGACCATGCCTTCACGATTTTACGTCTCATAAATGCTACTGAATCAAAGTACACGATCATAAACATAGATCCAATAGTGGACCAATTTAGGTTAGCAGTAAAGACTGATGATAAAATTATTTCAGGTAACATAAAAGCAAGAAGTAGAATGACCTTATTATATGCTTTTGCCCAAAAATTCAACTACTTAGTTGTGGGTACGGGGGACAAAAGTGAACTTATGCTGGGTTATTTCACCAAGTACGGAGACGGTGGAGTAGACATACTTCCCCTAGGTGACTTATATAAAACGCAAGTGAGAATGCTTGGTAGCTATTTGGGAGTACCAGAGGATATTGTAAAGAAGCCTCCCTCTCCTGCCTTATGGGAAGGGCAAACTGCTGAAGGCGAAATAGGATTAGACTATGAGACTATAGACTCGATATTGTACCTCAGGTTCGAGGAAATGAGGAGTGAGAATGAAATTTCAGCGTTAGTAAATGTTCCATTAGACTTAGTGAGAAGGATTGTGCGAATGGTGAAGATCTCTCAGCATAAGCGACTGCCACCTGAGATATTTAGGCTGAGTGGGAGATCAATAAATTCGGATTGGAGGTATCCAAGACAATGGGCATAA
- a CDS encoding ArsR family transcriptional regulator, which translates to MVKLEELMSLPGWDTRRKILESLSEKPKTAYELSKELDLNYSTVRYHLELLEKFGFVKARKTKKYVYEVSLKNLEFYSNQV; encoded by the coding sequence ATCGTAAAGTTGGAGGAACTCATGTCACTCCCTGGTTGGGACACTAGGAGGAAAATATTAGAGAGTTTATCAGAGAAACCAAAAACTGCCTACGAACTGTCTAAAGAGCTTGATTTGAATTATTCAACAGTCAGATATCACCTAGAATTATTAGAAAAATTCGGATTTGTAAAGGCTAGAAAAACTAAAAAATATGTATATGAAGTCAGCCTTAAAAATCTTGAATTTTATTCCAATCAGGTATAA
- a CDS encoding quinolinate synthetase, translating to MPASNNDLISQIKRLKKEKNAIILGHNYMEYGVQLVSDFTGDSFDLALKAMNTNADIIVFAGVYFMVEQAAALNPDKKVLSPEPNAGCSLSDSLPVDVLKKYKEMYPDAPVVLYINTSINAKALADYVVTSSTAIQVIERINSDKIIFGPDINLARYVESRTGKKLIKVPPDGRCIVHANYTRQLVELARKRYPNAILMAHPESPLEVLDAADFVGSTNQMVKFAKDSPQREFIVATELGMVNALKLKVPEKEFYPLVTTEACGCARCPYMAMVNLENIKKSLELEVYEVKVPKDVGEKAKEAFLRTMRLVGESSSSLQSRSQLPSLYYRNE from the coding sequence ATGCCTGCTAGCAATAATGATTTAATATCTCAAATAAAAAGATTAAAAAAAGAGAAGAATGCAATAATACTGGGACATAATTATATGGAGTACGGTGTTCAACTAGTTTCTGATTTTACAGGTGATTCTTTTGACCTGGCATTAAAGGCAATGAATACTAACGCGGATATAATAGTGTTCGCTGGTGTTTACTTTATGGTAGAGCAGGCTGCTGCATTAAATCCAGATAAGAAAGTGCTATCACCAGAGCCTAATGCCGGTTGTTCTTTATCAGATTCATTACCAGTAGACGTATTGAAGAAATATAAGGAAATGTATCCTGACGCTCCAGTAGTTCTTTATATAAATACTAGTATTAACGCAAAAGCATTAGCTGATTATGTGGTAACTTCTTCCACAGCCATTCAAGTGATCGAGAGAATTAATTCGGATAAAATCATTTTTGGTCCTGATATTAATCTTGCGAGATATGTTGAATCTCGTACAGGTAAGAAACTAATTAAGGTACCACCAGATGGAAGATGTATAGTACATGCGAATTATACTAGACAATTAGTAGAGTTAGCTAGAAAAAGATATCCGAATGCCATTCTTATGGCGCATCCAGAGAGCCCTCTAGAAGTACTGGACGCAGCAGATTTTGTGGGATCTACTAATCAGATGGTCAAGTTTGCGAAGGATAGTCCACAGAGGGAATTTATAGTCGCCACAGAATTAGGAATGGTAAACGCATTAAAGCTAAAAGTTCCAGAAAAGGAATTTTACCCTTTAGTTACAACAGAAGCTTGCGGATGTGCAAGATGTCCTTATATGGCTATGGTAAACCTAGAAAATATTAAGAAATCGTTAGAGTTGGAAGTTTATGAGGTAAAGGTTCCTAAAGATGTAGGAGAAAAAGCTAAGGAGGCTTTCCTAAGGACTATGAGGCTTGTTGGAGAATCTTCTTCATCTCTTCAATCAAGATCTCAACTTCCTTCTTTGTATTATAGAAATGAGTAG